From the genome of Papilio machaon chromosome 1, ilPapMach1.1, whole genome shotgun sequence:
TTATGtgcaaataacaaattaatgacaGACCTATTTACTGAGTAATGAAGGCACCATTAGAAACTTGTAATTCtcaatttgttatattaacatCTTTATTCcgtgaattaattaaaaaaggtaataatattattctcTTTTCAGTACAACTGAAAatcatcaaataatttttcgcTTTCACTGTTGTGATATTTgctgaataaataattagtggTCAGATTCAATCATCAAGCAGGTCTGGAAATTTTCGAGGTTTTACGAAGAAgaaatttcaaagaaatacgcagttattttgtgtattcacgttgtatttaattatctatagATGTTGAAAGGGCGAGGCCGGGACCCCAGAGCTGCGGTGCCTCCCACGCCGACGATGTCGATCCGCTCGGTGGGTCGGCCGCCACTGGCCAGGCCGGAGCCCGACTACGAAGTGGTGGAGTTCCCTGCCGAGCAGTATGTCAACGCGAAACTCCAGCCCCCGCCCCCACCGCCGCCCAGACCACAGACAGGTGcggatatttaaattaatctactcatttttaaactgtttgcTTCCGAGTATAAAGCGTtcatagattatattttagaCCCACTCTTCAGCTACAATTTTGATTACTCAAAAActgtgttaattttttgtcactttactttactttgttaaaaattttctcGCTTTGAATCTTTTAGTTATCTCCAATCACTGTTCTTTTCATGTCCATACGTTGCGTTGCCAGATTTCAGATGTGATGTGCAGGGCAGGTCATCCCcttgtttattacatttcaacTTAGTACGCTGGGAAACTATAGGTTTTCTTGTgttgaaaatgttataaataattgttgatCAGGTCACCCTACGGAGGCGGGCGCGTCGTGCGGCCTGTGCGGCGGCGGAGGGGCGCGCGTGCGCTGCGCGGAGTGCGGCAGGCGCGCGCTCTGCGCCTCCTGCGACGACATGTACCACCGACACCCGAAGCGACGTCACCACCAGCGACAGGTCTCGTAGTGTCACGTGGTGAAGTACAAACTTTACGGCGGCTCGTAAGTTAGCACACCACAATTTTGTGTATCGTCGGGACTTGGAGGATTGTGGGGACGGGGCACAACCCATGTGCAGGGTTGTGCCTTTCACATCCACCTAACTACGAGTAGCCGTAAAATTTGACAATTCACAATACTTTGGCCAATATTACGATTAAGGCTCCTTCAAGATAAACTGTAATAAACAATCATACGCTACATGAGCGCTATGCAAAAATTACTTAGCGAATCTTTTTCTGAATTAATTTATCCAACGCATAAAAGGGGAGGTACcagtaaaaatgaaataaaaatgaatgaatacatgtaatattatacaaacGAGTTAACTTACatgtaaaacaacaaaagcGCATATTGTATACAATGCAGTGTATAGAATATTGGCTTCACTCCAagagtataaatattatagccATAATGTCGCAAGTAATtgacaaagtatttttaaggATCAATCGTaatagtgaaataatttaaagacttCATGACGTTGGGATTTAGCCAATTCACAAACCCATCTTTAGGACTGATATcaagaaacataaaaatattaatcatgaCATCCTAATTAAATTCTctcttcataattttttacaaccGCAAGAAAAATATCCCACCTGTATAAGAACCAATAACTTGTCTGCTGTATGCGAATGAAATACGCATTAAATCATCTTTTTATTGAGCTAATTATAAGTATTGTCACAATAAtaccaaaaagaaaaaaaataaaggtgCTTTTACAATACAGGCGTTATCGCAGTCCCAACTTCTTGACGAGCGTCCACCGTTACCGCCGAAGACAGGCCCGCCCGTGCCACCGCCGAGAAAACATAAGGTACATAATgaaaacatacatataatatgtagTTCATGccagttaaaaaattacaaaaaacaaacatcataataatgttttattacaacattCTAGATCTCCGGCGACAGATTGAGCGCAAGCCCTAGATTGGCGACTCCGGATCAGCGTCGTGCCACACTGACATCGATATCAACCAATGATGTTCCCGTCCTGCACGGCCCAGCGGCGGCCAATCCGAACCACTTCACGGCACGAGCGCAGACACACTtgcccgcgccgccgccgccgcatcTCGGCAGCATGCCATACCTGTCAGCGACCATGCAACACGCACAAACACCTGTCGCGCCGACACACGAACAATCCAACACACTTGGACACGTTCCTAACGCATGGGGTCGACAACGAACATCCCTTCCGGGATTTGTTCCCCCCAACAtggtacaatattttataattctctactcattaaataaatcaattttggAACTCCAAATCTTTTAGATCCCGATGTCTCAGATGCATAAATAGGAACAAAAACTACTTAGGATGCACGGAAAAAGATAACGATAAATAtaggacagacagacagactgACAGAAGGAGGTATAAAGTGTTCAGCTGTGGTTTAATATTAGGATTAGGTATTGTACACTCTAGGGGAGGTCTTTGTTTGAAAGAATCGGGCAGAAAGATTTTGAGACATTCTTTGTGACATTTTACGGTTTTGGTACTTATGTTTATAGTCGCTTTAACTTTTTAGGTGCAGCCAATGCCAGTAGGGACATGGGATAATTCAAATGGGCCTAATCCAACACAATCTTGGGGGCGGCCCTTGCGGCGAGGCACCTCCGTGATGGAGCTGGGTGTGGGGCCGCAGGGCGGCCCCGCCGGCCCCTCCTGCGCCGGCTGCCCGCACTGCCTGGCGCAGCCGTGGCGCTACGGCAGCTGCGCCAGCCTCGACCACGCCTGGGCCCCCCACGCCGCCTGGCCACACAACTACTGTCCCCCCACCCACCAACCGCACAACACAGTACACCCTGCATATCCGCACGCCCACCAGCACCCGCCTCAGACTCCTCAGCCATATCGTAgaggtaaaatttttatgtctaCTCTCACCTCTGCTttcaaattaaagatttttcgtTATCACCTTCGAGTTCtaaatgtaacatttgttACTCTATCGCTTTTTTTCAATgacacaaaattataataaaactcatTTTTGTGTCCTCTAGCGGAAAGTCGAGCAGTATCGAGGGCGGGATCGCGCGCTGGTTCCCGCGCGCCGTCGCCAGCGATGAGCGTGCGATCCCGCGCCTCACGGCGGCCTAAACACCGCACGCCGTCCCCGCCGCCCCTGCCCTCCAGCGACGCCGACTCGGAGAGCGAGTCGGAGAGCGACCACGGTCCCGCTAAGGAGCAGGAGAGTGAAGAAGACCTGCTAGGCCCGCCGCCCTCGCCGCCCAGCGCCACCTGGCAGTGCGAGCACTGCACCTTCGTCAACGAGCCCGGCGTCCGCGTGTGCGTCGTCTGCTGCCGCACTCCCACAATCAGCCCGAGAATTATCAACCCGGCTACTATACAAAACGACATGAAGAAGCTTAAAATATCCGGTGACAGATCTACATCTGTAGTAGGATCCAATGGAGATGGAAGTATCAGTAAACACGGTGAATATATTAATCGAATGTAATAGTCGAAATACtgcaaattttacaaaactaataaatgaatatgtaaaattcatattttagttacagcaaaagaaaaaacgaAAACGAAGAAAGAGCGTACGTCGACAGCTTGTGGACCTTCACCGCCCAGAGAGGATCGAGCGACTCGCAAAGCTGTGAGCCAAGTGGCGACACCGGCGAGAGAGACGAGTTCCGCGGCGCCTGCACGCGCGCGACACGACATGGCGGTCGGGCCCTCTCCTCCTAAAGAAACACAAACAATCCCTAACTTAACACAGACTGCGACAATCCGACCGTCGCCGATGAGAAGTAGCACCCCACGGGAGTATAAAACAGAAAAGCACAGTGTGTCGGTTGGTCCTTCGCCGCCACGCGATGTCAAAGCACCAACACAACAAAACTTGTCACAGAATTCGACAAGCAACCAAAAAAAGTCCACTGGCACGTCCCCTCCGCGGGAAACCCGAATTGACACACCGTCGAGTCTGCTCTATTCTACATCGAGCCGCGCTAACGTCTCTAACACCGGTACTTCCCCGCCGCCGCAGAGTATATCTACGCAGGTAATcatttaatcatattttagATTAGAATTTGTAGATGACGTACCTGCATGTCAATAATACTTAGTCTTATCaggattattttgattattatagATGAACAATCTTTCAGACATACGAGGTGCCCTCGGGTCGGGAGTGGGAGCGCGCTCCCTCTGTGCCGGTGTCGCGCGCGCGCCGCCGATACCGCGAGGAGGGCCCGCGGGAGCGCTCGCACAGCCGGCACTCACTCTCTAGTGATACACGAGTAATGCTAtttcaaaaactattttttttttattttgaaattatgaatacactaactgtcgcccgctactccgtccgcgtggaattaaaaaaaaacttaataagtagcctatgtgttcttctagaccaAAGTGccagtgccaaatttcatcaagatccattgagccgttataccttcaaacaaagatccatccatctattcatccatccatctaaacattcgcatttataatattagtaagatttaagatAGAAAATCtaatggttttatttaataattggtGTAGGATAGCGAACGCAGCGTGCGAACAAGCGGCGGGGGAGGGGGTGGGGGCGGGGGTGGGGGCACGTTGGGTCCGGGGCGGTGGGAGTGGCGCGACCGCGAGCGTGAGCCGCGCGACAGCAGCCCGGGCGGCGAGTGGAGCGGCAGCGAGCGGCGCCGCAGCACGCGCCTCACGCGCCGCGCCTCGCACCTCGACCTGCGCCGCACGCGACCCTCGCGCCCCTCGCGACGCTCCAGTATATATGGATCTGAGgtttcattcattttataatccACACCATAATGTATTGCGTCTATTTTAGTCACTATTAAGTGATTATAAAATCGCTCAATCTTATCTTTGCTAAAAGCAATAATTCATTTCAAAACaattctaattatttaatcgTTTTATTGTACAGGCACCGTCTCCTGAACCATTTACCGGGAACAGGGCAGTATCCCTCGAAGCTCTAGCGGGTGCGGGCGCCCGGCGAGAAACCGAAAGAGGGTTAGAACTAGCGAGGCTAATGGGTGAAGCTGAAAAGCTCGGATTTAGTGCGGCGGAAGTGCACGCAGCTTTAGCCCAGAACCCCGCGGCACCCATTGCGTGGCTGAGGGAACGCTGGCCGAGCCTGTGCGCGGGCGTGCGCGCGGCTGCAGTGCGCCTCGCCCCGGGCGCAGTTATCAGCGAGCGCGACGCTAGAACAGCATTGGCCCGCCATCGCGGCGCCATGTGGCCCGCTGTCACCGATTGCGTTGAAAAGTGGCGACGACAGGTAGGCATCTccattaatattaagatttttagaGCTATCTTAAATCGCTGTAACCGAAACGTTTGTTGCAGACGGAATCGTTAGGTCTGGGAAGTGAAGGTCGTCTGCGAGGACACGTATGGGGTTCACCGACCGGTGTGGAGGACGACGCGGCTCCTCCGATGGACCGCTCACACCGCATTCGCGGTAATCTCATAAAGAAACCAACCTAGTAATTTATCATTGAACCGCCGTTTCGTCTCATGACATCATCATAACCTTCACATTTACATTTCAGCCGAAGAAAGTTCAGATGAATATGAAATCAGCCCAGCCGTGATTCAAGATGACGACTGGATGTATTTACCTCTAGAAAACGTCAATAAcagttattatgaaaattatccTACAAACGAACAAATAGACTCCCCAAATCCCGAAACAGAAGACATAGCGTTAAAGTTAAAATCCCTCCTAATACAAGCTGGAATTCCTAATATTAATGAGCAACTGTTATTGAAAGGGTTATTGGCGAATCAGAGAAATACTGAAATGGACACGCACTCAAATACACAAAATACCGATAAtaatctaaaacaaaattctaaCGACTTTGTTCAATCAGAAAATGATTTCATAGATGCTTATAATGCTTTAACTAGATTAAGTCCATTACCTAATATAAGTAAACCAAATGACATTGCACACACTGAACTGGAATCTAATGATAATAAAGATAGTGAAACTGTTTTGAAAGAACAAGTAAATACCCACGActccaataaaaataacaaaccacgaaaaaacacaaaatctaTACCATcagaacaaattttaaaaacgacACAAAATCATCCACAAACACAACAGTTGACTAAAGACAATCAAAATGAGTCTGTTGAGAAAATTCCACAACACAAACATGTAACCAAAGTCAATTTACAACCAAAAGTAAAAACGTCGAAATCACCGAAAAGAACTACTGCGAAACAAAATCAGCGGGTCAAGAAGAAACTGGAATCCAGTGATAGTGAAACGCACGAAGATGAAGAAAAGCGAAACAATTTAAGTGATATGGTTGATAATACACAGAGGATAATacaacaaatgaaaaaagaacTAAATTCCGACATGAACTCACTCGATAGCAGAAGTAACAGTAGAAGCGAGAATGATATTAGCTCTAATGATTCTGAATCATCATCAGAGAAAGAGTCGTCATATAATGAGAGATCGGAGAGTGAATCGGAAGACATATCTTCTGATGATAGTGAAGGTGTAACGTCTAAAacagaaaacaataatatgGTGAAGGCGACAACGGTTACCCGAACGAGTTCTGAAGATAATGAGCAATTTGAAGAAGCTATTGATCATTTAGAAATTGAAATTGAGAACACAATTCCACAAATTGACAATTTAGAAAATCCACATTTAGACTTTCAACAAAGAAACATAGAAATTTTAGATTCAATAGCAAAAAGTTTGCAAGAAGAATATTCATCGGTGCAAGACCAACACATAAATATGCCTCGAAATGACCatcaagatttaaataataacttattcaATACTGTAAATTCTTTTGAAGAAATTTATGAACAACTAACTGAAAGCAATAATTCAACAAACGGTAATACAGAACAACCAACCAAGTCAATTGAAATTGATAATGCTGCACATTATTCCGTAATTCAGAAATCCTATTACAATAAACAAGAAGTAAAATTTGTTACGTTCAATCCACAAACTGCGAATGCATATTTACTTTCAGATAACAATGTAACGTTACATAATGCAATTATTGAAGATATTAATAACGAAATAGAGATTAATGTCTATGATTCATTAAATAGCACTGTTGCTAGTGAAATATTAGATTCAAATGAATATCAATCTGAAGATAATTCTATGGGACCAAATGAACCAAAagataataacattataataaaccaTAACTCAAAAGAACATGAAACTTTTACAGAGAATGTTATGAATTCGAGAACATCTGTagataatacatacatatccACTCCACCTGACAATAATTCTACCCACACAGAGaacattgaaaaaatagaAGACTATGAATTAGAACTTAATTCaaacattaaagaaaaaaatgaaactgaAGTAACGGACAAGATAACCAAAAAAGATAGTAAGTTGGATGATTCAGAAAACACAacggtaaataataaaaatattccaaataCAAACCCTAGTAAGGATGGGACACGAGTTAAGACCAACTCATCATCaaataaaggtatttttaaCAGATCAAACATACCTAAATTAGTAAAAGctttgcaaaataataaattaaaagttgaaaaaactACTCCAAAAGTTTTAGGATCGAAAGTGCCAGTACGACGTACGTCAATTAAACACTATCCTGCACCAGCCCCCCCTAATGGACATTTTGGAAATGTTCAAAATGGAAATGTGAAGCAGttacaaactaaattatttaataacaaagttcAAAATTCAACAAACATGTCGACTGAGGTAGAAGTGAAGCCATCGACATCAGCAACGTCCACACTTAGTAAGAAAAAGCCAGCTCCGCTGCCACCAACCACCAACCACGTGGAACGCAAACTTGAAACTCCTACGGAAGAAGTGCAGGATAAGGAAAAGGAACATTATTTCCGCGAAACTTGTCGCACAGAAGACGAGTGGACGGACAGTGACGCAGAGGAACCTCAAATACCCGTTTCAAAGGAAAACAACGAACCGGAAGCGGTTCCCGTATCACCACCTCCTCCCATTACAATGCGCCGCGTGTCAGGTCAATTAGTTGACTTAGCTACGATACGGCTACCCGAAGGTTCACCAGAGgtaatatattgaataattgtgtaatatacaaatattacacaAGAAAATTATTGCGTATAaacgcgttttttttaaatgtttttttcagaGGCAAGCACGTATGTTACTGGCAGAAGGAGCAACAGAAAATTGGGAACAAGCTCAATTAGCCGTAGAATTAATAAAGAGAGGGATAAATCCTCCTTCGGCTCTTCTGGCCGCTTTAGAATGTGTCGATCTTGACTCCGCTCTAGCGTACTTACAACAAGATTGTGAATTATGCGCATCGAGATTACCTGAATACG
Proteins encoded in this window:
- the LOC106719973 gene encoding E3 ubiquitin-protein ligase lubel isoform X2, which gives rise to MLKGRGRDPRAAVPPTPTMSIRSVGRPPLARPEPDYEVVEFPAEQYVNAKLQPPPPPPPRPQTGHPTEAGASCGLCGGGGARVRCAECGRRALCASCDDMYHRHPKRRHHQRQALSQSQLLDERPPLPPKTGPPVPPPRKHKISGDRLSASPRLATPDQRRATLTSISTNDVPVLHGPAAANPNHFTARAQTHLPAPPPPHLGSMPYLSATMQHAQTPVAPTHEQSNTLGHVPNAWGRQRTSLPGFVPPNMVQPMPVGTWDNSNGPNPTQSWGRPLRRGTSVMELGVGPQGGPAGPSCAGCPHCLAQPWRYGSCASLDHAWAPHAAWPHNYCPPTHQPHNTVHPAYPHAHQHPPQTPQPYRRAESRAVSRAGSRAGSRAPSPAMSVRSRASRRPKHRTPSPPPLPSSDADSESESESDHGPAKEQESEEDLLGPPPSPPSATWQCEHCTFVNEPGVRVCVVCCRTPTISPRIINPATIQNDMKKLKISGDRSTSVVGSNGDGSISKHVTAKEKTKTKKERTSTACGPSPPREDRATRKAVSQVATPARETSSAAPARARHDMAVGPSPPKETQTIPNLTQTATIRPSPMRSSTPREYKTEKHSVSVGPSPPRDVKAPTQQNLSQNSTSNQKKSTGTSPPRETRIDTPSSLLYSTSSRANVSNTGTSPPPQSISTQTYEVPSGREWERAPSVPVSRARRRYREEGPRERSHSRHSLSSDTRDSERSVRTSGGGGGGGGGGGTLGPGRWEWRDREREPRDSSPGGEWSGSERRRSTRLTRRASHLDLRRTRPSRPSRRSSIYGSEAPSPEPFTGNRAVSLEALAGAGARRETERGLELARLMGEAEKLGFSAAEVHAALAQNPAAPIAWLRERWPSLCAGVRAAAVRLAPGAVISERDARTALARHRGAMWPAVTDCVEKWRRQTESLGLGSEGRLRGHVWGSPTGVEDDAAPPMDRSHRIRAEESSDEYEISPAVIQDDDWMYLPLENVNNSYYENYPTNEQIDSPNPETEDIALKLKSLLIQAGIPNINEQLLLKGLLANQRNTEMDTHSNTQNTDNNLKQNSNDFVQSENDFIDAYNALTRLSPLPNISKPNDIAHTELESNDNKDSETVLKEQVNTHDSNKNNKPRKNTKSIPSEQILKTTQNHPQTQQLTKDNQNESVEKIPQHKHVTKVNLQPKVKTSKSPKRTTAKQNQRVKKKLESSDSETHEDEEKRNNLSDMVDNTQRIIQQMKKELNSDMNSLDSRSNSRSENDISSNDSESSSEKESSYNERSESESEDISSDDSEGVTSKTENNNMVKATTVTRTSSEDNEQFEEAIDHLEIEIENTIPQIDNLENPHLDFQQRNIEILDSIAKSLQEEYSSVQDQHINMPRNDHQDLNNNLFNTVNSFEEIYEQLTESNNSTNGNTEQPTKSIEIDNAAHYSVIQKSYYNKQEVKFVTFNPQTANAYLLSDNNVTLHNAIIEDINNEIEINVYDSLNSTVASEILDSNEYQSEDNSMGPNEPKDNNIIINHNSKEHETFTENVMNSRTSVDNTYISTPPDNNSTHTENIEKIEDYELELNSNIKEKNETEVTDKITKKDSKLDDSENTTVNNKNIPNTNPSKDGTRVKTNSSSNKGIFNRSNIPKLVKALQNNKLKVEKTTPKVLGSKVPVRRTSIKHYPAPAPPNGHFGNVQNGNVKQLQTKLFNNKVQNSTNMSTEVEVKPSTSATSTLSKKKPAPLPPTTNHVERKLETPTEEVQDKEKEHYFRETCRTEDEWTDSDAEEPQIPVSKENNEPEAVPVSPPPPITMRRVSGQLVDLATIRLPEGSPERQARMLLAEGATENWEQAQLAVELIKRGINPPSALLAALECVDLDSALAYLQQDCELCASRLPEYEMVSMLRCTHRCCRECARHYFTVQITERSIADCVCPYCKEPELENLPEDAWLEYFAHLDILLKTLLNTDVHELFQRKLRDRTLARDPNFKWCVECSSGFFVHPKQKKLRCPECRSVSCASCRKPWSSNHEGLTCEQYTKWLDDNDPERSVAAVQQHLRENGLECPRCHFKYSLSRGGCMHFTCTQCKYEFCYGCGKPFMMGARCGLSEYCAKLGLHAHHPRNCLFYLRDKEPHELQTLLQMNNVTYETEPGPGSTGRCPVQLQRETPTGLVDGACGSESSPNNAGLCKMHYVEYLAGLARALDPIPIMDVSELVAELRRRALPLPERGPWDTDPIYAGMCAEIVREKIPLD